A genomic window from Ascaphus truei isolate aAscTru1 chromosome 1, aAscTru1.hap1, whole genome shotgun sequence includes:
- the STOX2 gene encoding storkhead-box protein 2 isoform X4 — MSPISQSQFIPLGEILCLAISAMNSARKPVTQEALMEHLTTCFPGVPTPSPEILRHTLNMLVRERKIYPTPDGYFIVTPQTYFITPSLIRTNSKWYHLDERIPDRSQCTSPQPGTITPSPSGCVRDRTLSKNHCDSCHCCREDMHSIHASTLQRKSAKDCKDSYCPPSICQIPPTEKSKSTINYSYKTETLTKPKDGEKPSKKFGLKLFRLSFKKDKTKQLANFSAQFPPEEWPLRDEDTPTTIPREVEMEIIRRINPDLTVENVVRHTALMKKLEEEKSQRSKAGSSAHHSGRSRRSRTHRKTHGKSRSHSKTRASKGDPSDGSHLDIPGEREYEFYHPRNRSPREGCFIMERKGENFVVHSNPNMIESHFPVTPEWDVSGELAKRRTEMPFPEPSRGSAHSKVHRSHSHTQDRRSRNERSNKAKERSRSMENSKGPLSSASLGTPEDLIEGCSLDDKTPSQSYIDDSTLRPFHTLSHQRTLVYKDQCIPELSSGGAETPKSCSLIEQGKLPETLSSYSELNSCLKKTADDYFQCNTSSETILTAPSPLGKNKEEIDIPSLSEGLKRLSPSDKPQQHIAREQGEYKEESPKRPSSVLSVAASGQNPEVIPNGRLVPHHNAESSSLDKRKEIFSKDTLFKPLRNSLSVNSFHKSGVTLLKSQKKSSPETLPASAENFEQPITTSVTPTLSVSPRPQESMGNQEASFDYYNVSEDDESEEGTQKTAEEEKNRDDVGTMQWLLQREKERDLQRKFEKNLTLLNPKETENGSSQRATHSARLDSMDSSSITVDSGFNSPRTRESLASNTSSIVESNRRQNPALSPAHGGAGPAYNFRTSAAETTTTDTDKLQKPTNCLQASVTSV; from the exons GTGTTCCAACCCCAAGTCCTGAAATCCTACGGCACACACTCAACATGCTTGTGCGAGAGAGGAAGATCTACCCTACTCCCGATGGATACTTTATAGTGACCCCACAGACGTATTTCATAACCCCATCCCTTATAAGGACTAACAGTAAATGGTACCACTTAGATGAGAGGATACCTGACCGGTCTCAGTGTACCTCTCCACAACCAGGAACTATAACACCCTCCCCTTCAGGATGTGTTAGGGACAGAACTCTCTCCAAAAACCACTGCGACTCTTGTCATTGCTGCAGAGAAGATATGCATAGTATTCATGCATCAACCCTACAAAGGAAGTCTGCAAAAGACTGCAAGGACTCATATTGTCCCCCCTCCATATGCCAGATTCCCCCTACTGAGAAAAGCAAAAGTACCATAAATTATTCCTATAAAACAGAAACCCTCACAAAACCTAAAGATGGGGAAAAGCCATCTAAAAAGTTTGGTCTGAAATTGTTTAGGCTAAGTTTTAAAAAGGACAAAACAAAACAGCTGGCCAATTTTTCAGCACAGTTTCCTCCTGAAGAATGGCCTCTAAGGGATGAAGACACCCCGACCACTATACCCCGGGAAGTTGAGATGGAGATCATTAGACGAATCAACCCAGATTTGACAGTGGAAAATGTCGTAAGGCACACTGCACTGATGAAAAAACTTGAAGAAGAAAAATCTCAGAGAAGCAAAGCTGGGTCATCAGCCCATCATAGTGGGAGGAGCAGAAGAAGTAGAACTCACAGAAAAACCCATGGAAAATCTCGGTCGCACAGCAAGACAAGGGCTTCCAAAGGTGACCCTTCTGATGGTTCCCACCTAGACATACCTGGAGAAAGAGAGTACGAGTTCTATCATCCTCGGAATCGGTCGCCCAGGGAGGGTTGTTTTATCATGGAACGCAAAGGAGAGAATTTTGTTGTGCACAGCAATCCAAACATGATTGAGTCCCACTTTCCGGTTACACCAGAATGGGATGTCTCTGGTGAACTGGCCAAAAGGAGAACTGAAATGCCTTTTCCTGAGCCCTCAAGAGGGAGTGCCCACTCCAAGGTCCATCGAAGTCACAGCCATACACAGGATAGAAGGTCAAGGAATGAAAGATCAAATAAAGCCAAGGAAAGATCTAGGTCAATGGAAAACTCTAAGGGACCTTTAAGTAGTGCTTCTTTAGGTACACCAGAAGATCTGATTGAAGGCTGCAGCCTTGATGACAAAACTCCAAGCCAGTCTTACATTGATGACAGTACCTTAAGACCATTTCATACCTTGAGTCATCAAAGAACACTAGTCTACAAAGACCAATGCATACCTGAATTATCTAGTGGTGGTGCAGAAACTCCTAAATCATGTAGCTTAATAGAACAAGGGAAACTTCCAGAGACTTTATCCTCTTACAGTGAACTAAATTCTTGCCTCAAAAAAACAGCAGATGACTATTTTCAGTGTAACACATCTAGTGAAACAATCCTCACTGCTCCTTCGCCTCTAGGAAAGAATAAAGAGGAAATTGATATACCAAGTCTTTCAGAAGGCTTGAAAAGACTTTCTCCCTCTGATAAGCCACAGCAACACATAGCCAGAGAACAAGGTGAATACAAAGAAGAGTCACCGAAACGTCCAAGTAGTGTTCTGTCGGTTGCTGCTTCTGGCCAAAACCCTGAGGTGATCCCAAATGGGCGATTGGTGCCACATCACAATGCAGAATCCAGCAGCCTAGACAAAAGGAAAGAAATATTCAGCAAAGATACCCTATTCAAACCTTTGCGCAATAGCCTGTCTGTGAACAGTTTTCATAAATCCGGTGTAACTTTGCTGAAATCACAAAAAAAGTCTTCTCCTGAAACACTGCCCGCGAGCGCTGAGAACTTTGAGCAACCTATTACCACCTCAGTTACCCCAACCCTTTCTGTCTCACCAAGGCCACAGGAGTCGATGGGTAACCAAGAAGCCTCTTTTGATTACTACAACGTCTCTGAAGATGACGAGTCCGAGGAAGGGACACAAAAGACGGCAGAGGAGGAAAAGAACAGAGACGACGTGGGAACGATGCAGTGGCTGCTACAGCGGGAGAAGGAAAGGGATCTGCAAAGGAAGTTCGAGAAGAACCTTACACTTCTGAATCCAAAGGAAACTGAAAATGGCAGCAGCCAGAGAGCCACGCATTCGGCTCGTCTGGACAGCATGGACAGTAGCAGCATCACTGTAGACAGTGGATTTAACTCGCCACG TACTCGTGAAAGCCTAGCTTCCAATACTTCAAGTATTGTTGAAAGTAACAGACGTCAGAACCCAGCTCTTAGTCCTGCTCATGGTGGCGCTGGTCCAGCGTATAACTTTCGAACATCTGCTGCAGAAACTACGACGACTGATACTGATAAACTACAGAAACCCACTAACTGTCTGCAAGCTTCTGTAACTAGTGTTTGA
- the STOX2 gene encoding storkhead-box protein 2 isoform X3 produces MQTHSDSKGDVSPISMSPISQSQFIPLGEILCLAISAMNSARKPVTQEALMEHLTTCFPGVPTPSPEILRHTLNMLVRERKIYPTPDGYFIVTPQTYFITPSLIRTNSKWYHLDERIPDRSQCTSPQPGTITPSPSGCVRDRTLSKNHCDSCHCCREDMHSIHASTLQRKSAKDCKDSYCPPSICQIPPTEKSKSTINYSYKTETLTKPKDGEKPSKKFGLKLFRLSFKKDKTKQLANFSAQFPPEEWPLRDEDTPTTIPREVEMEIIRRINPDLTVENVVRHTALMKKLEEEKSQRSKAGSSAHHSGRSRRSRTHRKTHGKSRSHSKTRASKGDPSDGSHLDIPGEREYEFYHPRNRSPREGCFIMERKGENFVVHSNPNMIESHFPVTPEWDVSGELAKRRTEMPFPEPSRGSAHSKVHRSHSHTQDRRSRNERSNKAKERSRSMENSKGPLSSASLGTPEDLIEGCSLDDKTPSQSYIDDSTLRPFHTLSHQRTLVYKDQCIPELSSGGAETPKSCSLIEQGKLPETLSSYSELNSCLKKTADDYFQCNTSSETILTAPSPLGKNKEEIDIPSLSEGLKRLSPSDKPQQHIAREQGEYKEESPKRPSSVLSVAASGQNPEVIPNGRLVPHHNAESSSLDKRKEIFSKDTLFKPLRNSLSVNSFHKSGVTLLKSQKKSSPETLPASAENFEQPITTSVTPTLSVSPRPQESMGNQEASFDYYNVSEDDESEEGTQKTAEEEKNRDDVGTMQWLLQREKERDLQRKFEKNLTLLNPKETENGSSQRATHSARLDSMDSSSITVDSGFNSPRTRESLASNTSSIVESNRRQNPALSPAHGGAGPAYNFRTSAAETTTTDTDKLQKPTNCLQASVTSV; encoded by the exons GTGTTCCAACCCCAAGTCCTGAAATCCTACGGCACACACTCAACATGCTTGTGCGAGAGAGGAAGATCTACCCTACTCCCGATGGATACTTTATAGTGACCCCACAGACGTATTTCATAACCCCATCCCTTATAAGGACTAACAGTAAATGGTACCACTTAGATGAGAGGATACCTGACCGGTCTCAGTGTACCTCTCCACAACCAGGAACTATAACACCCTCCCCTTCAGGATGTGTTAGGGACAGAACTCTCTCCAAAAACCACTGCGACTCTTGTCATTGCTGCAGAGAAGATATGCATAGTATTCATGCATCAACCCTACAAAGGAAGTCTGCAAAAGACTGCAAGGACTCATATTGTCCCCCCTCCATATGCCAGATTCCCCCTACTGAGAAAAGCAAAAGTACCATAAATTATTCCTATAAAACAGAAACCCTCACAAAACCTAAAGATGGGGAAAAGCCATCTAAAAAGTTTGGTCTGAAATTGTTTAGGCTAAGTTTTAAAAAGGACAAAACAAAACAGCTGGCCAATTTTTCAGCACAGTTTCCTCCTGAAGAATGGCCTCTAAGGGATGAAGACACCCCGACCACTATACCCCGGGAAGTTGAGATGGAGATCATTAGACGAATCAACCCAGATTTGACAGTGGAAAATGTCGTAAGGCACACTGCACTGATGAAAAAACTTGAAGAAGAAAAATCTCAGAGAAGCAAAGCTGGGTCATCAGCCCATCATAGTGGGAGGAGCAGAAGAAGTAGAACTCACAGAAAAACCCATGGAAAATCTCGGTCGCACAGCAAGACAAGGGCTTCCAAAGGTGACCCTTCTGATGGTTCCCACCTAGACATACCTGGAGAAAGAGAGTACGAGTTCTATCATCCTCGGAATCGGTCGCCCAGGGAGGGTTGTTTTATCATGGAACGCAAAGGAGAGAATTTTGTTGTGCACAGCAATCCAAACATGATTGAGTCCCACTTTCCGGTTACACCAGAATGGGATGTCTCTGGTGAACTGGCCAAAAGGAGAACTGAAATGCCTTTTCCTGAGCCCTCAAGAGGGAGTGCCCACTCCAAGGTCCATCGAAGTCACAGCCATACACAGGATAGAAGGTCAAGGAATGAAAGATCAAATAAAGCCAAGGAAAGATCTAGGTCAATGGAAAACTCTAAGGGACCTTTAAGTAGTGCTTCTTTAGGTACACCAGAAGATCTGATTGAAGGCTGCAGCCTTGATGACAAAACTCCAAGCCAGTCTTACATTGATGACAGTACCTTAAGACCATTTCATACCTTGAGTCATCAAAGAACACTAGTCTACAAAGACCAATGCATACCTGAATTATCTAGTGGTGGTGCAGAAACTCCTAAATCATGTAGCTTAATAGAACAAGGGAAACTTCCAGAGACTTTATCCTCTTACAGTGAACTAAATTCTTGCCTCAAAAAAACAGCAGATGACTATTTTCAGTGTAACACATCTAGTGAAACAATCCTCACTGCTCCTTCGCCTCTAGGAAAGAATAAAGAGGAAATTGATATACCAAGTCTTTCAGAAGGCTTGAAAAGACTTTCTCCCTCTGATAAGCCACAGCAACACATAGCCAGAGAACAAGGTGAATACAAAGAAGAGTCACCGAAACGTCCAAGTAGTGTTCTGTCGGTTGCTGCTTCTGGCCAAAACCCTGAGGTGATCCCAAATGGGCGATTGGTGCCACATCACAATGCAGAATCCAGCAGCCTAGACAAAAGGAAAGAAATATTCAGCAAAGATACCCTATTCAAACCTTTGCGCAATAGCCTGTCTGTGAACAGTTTTCATAAATCCGGTGTAACTTTGCTGAAATCACAAAAAAAGTCTTCTCCTGAAACACTGCCCGCGAGCGCTGAGAACTTTGAGCAACCTATTACCACCTCAGTTACCCCAACCCTTTCTGTCTCACCAAGGCCACAGGAGTCGATGGGTAACCAAGAAGCCTCTTTTGATTACTACAACGTCTCTGAAGATGACGAGTCCGAGGAAGGGACACAAAAGACGGCAGAGGAGGAAAAGAACAGAGACGACGTGGGAACGATGCAGTGGCTGCTACAGCGGGAGAAGGAAAGGGATCTGCAAAGGAAGTTCGAGAAGAACCTTACACTTCTGAATCCAAAGGAAACTGAAAATGGCAGCAGCCAGAGAGCCACGCATTCGGCTCGTCTGGACAGCATGGACAGTAGCAGCATCACTGTAGACAGTGGATTTAACTCGCCACG TACTCGTGAAAGCCTAGCTTCCAATACTTCAAGTATTGTTGAAAGTAACAGACGTCAGAACCCAGCTCTTAGTCCTGCTCATGGTGGCGCTGGTCCAGCGTATAACTTTCGAACATCTGCTGCAGAAACTACGACGACTGATACTGATAAACTACAGAAACCCACTAACTGTCTGCAAGCTTCTGTAACTAGTGTTTGA